A genomic stretch from Microbacterium proteolyticum includes:
- a CDS encoding biotin transporter BioY, giving the protein MSRTPDATDLARVAVFAALIAVLGLPGSFPLVGGVPITAQTLGVMLAGAVLGPWFGALSVTVLLALVAAGLPLLAGGRGGFGVFLGPTAGYAIGWILGAVVIGLIVHAGGRRPVVWRTALAMVAGGIVAIYALGIPVQSLVTRLPLGDTALSSLIFVPGDLVKAAVATLVVTALVRAYPRGFRHDWRSERAPERDAAVV; this is encoded by the coding sequence ATGTCGCGAACCCCCGATGCCACCGATCTCGCCCGCGTGGCGGTCTTCGCCGCACTCATCGCCGTGCTGGGGCTCCCGGGCAGCTTCCCGCTCGTCGGCGGCGTACCCATCACAGCGCAGACGCTGGGCGTCATGCTCGCCGGCGCCGTGCTCGGGCCGTGGTTCGGCGCCCTGTCGGTCACCGTGCTGCTCGCCCTCGTCGCCGCGGGGCTCCCGCTCCTGGCCGGCGGTCGCGGCGGATTCGGCGTCTTCCTCGGCCCCACGGCGGGCTACGCGATCGGGTGGATCCTCGGCGCCGTCGTGATCGGCCTGATCGTCCACGCCGGCGGGCGTCGACCCGTGGTGTGGCGTACGGCCCTGGCCATGGTCGCGGGTGGCATCGTCGCGATCTACGCGCTCGGCATCCCGGTGCAGAGCCTCGTGACGCGCCTGCCGCTCGGCGACACCGCGCTGTCGAGCCTCATCTTCGTGCCCGGTGACCTGGTCAAGGCCGCCGTCGCCACCCTCGTCGTGACGGCGCTGGTGCGGGCCTACCCGCGGGGCTTCCGCCACGACTGGCGATCCGAGCGCGCGCCGGAGCGCGACGCCGCGGTGGTGTGA
- a CDS encoding energy-coupling factor ABC transporter ATP-binding protein, whose product MSVAVHAAHLSVRRGEVEVLRDVSLDIEARTTAIIGDNGSGKSTFARVVAGLVPRTAGELRVWGLDPGRDAAALRPRLALVLSNPDAQIIMPTVAEDVALSIRSERLPRAERDLRVKAALERFGLESLADRPAHDLSGGQKQLLALCGAFVRRPDLVVADEPTAFLDARNARTVADHLLADTGHTLVVVTHDLALARRCDRAVLFADGRVAASGIAADVVDAYERALAC is encoded by the coding sequence GTGAGCGTCGCGGTTCACGCGGCACACCTGTCGGTGCGCCGCGGCGAGGTCGAGGTGCTCCGCGACGTCTCGCTCGACATCGAGGCGCGGACGACCGCGATCATCGGCGACAACGGCTCGGGCAAGTCCACCTTCGCGCGCGTCGTCGCAGGACTCGTGCCGCGCACCGCGGGTGAGCTCCGCGTGTGGGGGCTCGACCCCGGTCGGGATGCCGCGGCGCTGCGCCCTCGCCTCGCCCTCGTGCTGAGCAACCCCGACGCGCAGATCATCATGCCCACGGTCGCGGAAGACGTGGCGCTGTCGATCCGGTCCGAGCGGCTGCCCCGGGCGGAGCGCGATCTGCGGGTGAAAGCGGCGCTCGAGCGCTTCGGGCTGGAGAGCCTGGCCGATCGGCCGGCACATGATCTTTCCGGCGGGCAGAAGCAGTTGCTCGCGCTGTGCGGGGCGTTCGTGCGTCGCCCCGACCTCGTCGTCGCCGACGAGCCCACGGCGTTCCTCGACGCGCGCAATGCGCGCACGGTGGCCGATCATCTGCTCGCCGACACCGGCCACACCCTCGTCGTCGTCACGCACGATCTCGCGCTGGCTCGCCGCTGCGACCGGGCGGTGCTCTTCGCGGACGGCCGGGTCGCGGCATCCGGGATCGCCGCCGACGTCGTCGACGCGTACGAGCGGGCGCTGGCGTGCTGA
- a CDS encoding CbiQ family ECF transporter T component, with the protein MLSLYRPGRGWLHRMPAGPKLVFLALIAVALAALPSSWAIVPVVVGLPVVLYACAGMGVLVGATELGRQVWALRWVVVVTAAGQLIFLGPEPAVSNTARVVAALVVVGLLPLTTRVSAMLDAIESGLGPLRRVGVDPARAALLLTVTVTTVPVLARLAAEVRDAQRARGVRPSLSRGALPFLIVALRHADDLGDALAARGIR; encoded by the coding sequence GTGCTGAGCCTGTATCGACCGGGCCGAGGCTGGCTGCACCGGATGCCGGCGGGCCCGAAGCTCGTGTTCCTGGCGCTCATCGCCGTTGCGCTGGCCGCGCTGCCCTCGAGCTGGGCGATCGTGCCGGTCGTCGTGGGGCTGCCGGTCGTGCTGTACGCGTGCGCGGGCATGGGGGTGCTGGTCGGTGCGACCGAGCTCGGCCGGCAGGTGTGGGCGCTGCGGTGGGTCGTGGTGGTGACGGCGGCCGGACAGCTGATCTTCCTCGGACCCGAACCGGCGGTGTCGAACACCGCGCGCGTCGTCGCGGCACTCGTGGTGGTCGGGTTGCTGCCGCTGACCACCCGGGTGTCGGCGATGCTCGACGCGATCGAGAGCGGCCTGGGGCCGCTGCGTCGGGTCGGCGTCGACCCGGCGCGGGCGGCGCTGCTGTTGACGGTGACCGTCACAACGGTTCCGGTGCTCGCCCGTCTGGCCGCGGAGGTGCGCGACGCGCAGCGCGCCCGTGGCGTGCGCCCCTCGCTGTCACGCGGCGCCCTGCCCTTCCTGATCGTCGCCCTGCGTCACGCCGACGACCTCGGTGACGCGCTCGCCGCGCGCGGCATCCGTTAG
- the cofE gene encoding coenzyme F420-0:L-glutamate ligase, producing MLQVWALDGIGEITPGDDLVEVILDAVTEPLRDGDIVVVTSKVVSKAEGRIIRAADREDAITGETVRLLASRTSPTGHVTRIVENPLGIVSAAAGVDASNTPEGTVLLLPVDPDASARRIAEGLRAVARVGVIITDTLGRAWREGQTDHAIGAAGVHVFEDLRGTVDAEGRPLVVTLPCVADEIAAATDLVKGKASRRPVAVVRGRGDLVGGLDLPGARSIVRDPARDMFRQGADEAYAEGFAAGRAARD from the coding sequence GTGTTGCAGGTCTGGGCCCTCGACGGCATCGGTGAGATCACCCCGGGAGACGACCTCGTCGAGGTGATCCTGGATGCCGTGACCGAGCCGTTGCGCGATGGCGACATCGTCGTGGTCACCAGCAAGGTCGTGTCGAAGGCCGAGGGCCGGATCATCCGTGCTGCCGACCGCGAGGACGCCATCACGGGCGAGACGGTGCGGCTCCTGGCATCCCGCACCTCCCCCACCGGCCACGTGACGCGCATCGTCGAGAACCCCCTGGGCATTGTCTCGGCCGCCGCCGGCGTGGACGCCAGCAACACCCCCGAGGGCACGGTGCTGCTCCTGCCCGTCGACCCCGACGCATCGGCGCGGCGCATCGCCGAGGGGCTCCGCGCGGTCGCCCGCGTCGGCGTGATCATCACCGACACGCTCGGCCGCGCGTGGCGCGAGGGCCAGACCGACCACGCGATCGGGGCGGCGGGCGTGCACGTGTTCGAAGACCTCCGCGGGACGGTGGATGCCGAAGGCCGGCCGCTCGTGGTGACCCTGCCGTGCGTGGCCGACGAGATCGCCGCCGCCACCGACCTCGTGAAGGGGAAGGCCTCGCGCCGGCCCGTCGCGGTCGTGCGCGGCCGCGGCGATCTGGTGGGCGGGCTCGACCTGCCGGGGGCCCGCTCGATCGTGCGCGATCCCGCCCGCGACATGTTCCGCCAGGGCGCCGACGAGGCGTACGCCGAAGGGTTCGCCGCGGGGCGCGCGGCGCGCGACTGA
- a CDS encoding GNAT family N-acetyltransferase: MTAEIRTDIVVRPVRDVDAEALGRVHATCWHETYDHLISEAALKAVSPRRMAELWTHWASQGEGYRMHAALVDGEIVGFVGSGPARDEDAPRERELYFIYLLDAYHGTGIGQRLFDAAVEPGEGVYLWVADDNPRAHGFYTRNGFSLDGASHVEPFLGEELTEVRFVR, translated from the coding sequence ATGACTGCGGAGATCCGAACCGACATCGTCGTCCGTCCGGTGCGCGACGTGGATGCCGAGGCCCTGGGCCGCGTGCACGCCACCTGCTGGCACGAGACCTACGACCACCTCATCAGCGAAGCGGCCCTCAAGGCCGTCTCCCCCCGTCGCATGGCGGAGCTGTGGACCCACTGGGCCTCCCAGGGCGAGGGGTACCGCATGCACGCGGCCCTCGTCGATGGCGAGATCGTCGGCTTCGTCGGCTCCGGCCCCGCCCGCGACGAGGACGCCCCGCGCGAGCGCGAGCTGTACTTCATCTATCTGCTCGACGCCTACCACGGCACGGGCATCGGCCAGCGCCTCTTCGACGCCGCCGTCGAGCCCGGCGAGGGCGTCTACCTGTGGGTCGCCGACGACAACCCGCGCGCGCACGGTTTCTACACGCGCAACGGCTTCTCGCTCGACGGCGCGTCGCACGTCGAACCCTTCCTCGGTGAGGAGCTCACCGAGGTGCGCTTCGTCCGCTGA
- a CDS encoding acyl-CoA thioesterase translates to MNVLWRTLLVLFRARRRLRREGPIDPNTVARLRIRVLPTDIDMLRHLNNGRYLSLFDLGRWDLLTRAGLVSAMTKQGWYAVVAAETITFRRSLELWQRFELETRMIGHDDRAVYLEHRALVGGEIYARAIIRARILRRTGGTVPHDELFAAVGRPEGLPDIEDWVHDWAAGSALPSTRRPAPSVWE, encoded by the coding sequence GTGAACGTCCTCTGGCGCACCCTGCTCGTCCTGTTCCGTGCGCGTCGTCGCCTGCGCCGCGAAGGACCCATCGATCCGAACACGGTCGCACGCCTGCGCATCCGCGTCCTGCCCACCGACATCGACATGCTGCGCCACCTCAACAACGGCCGGTACCTGTCGCTGTTCGACCTCGGGCGGTGGGACCTGCTCACACGCGCAGGGCTCGTCTCGGCGATGACGAAGCAGGGGTGGTACGCCGTGGTCGCCGCCGAGACCATCACGTTCCGCCGCTCGCTCGAGCTCTGGCAGCGCTTCGAGCTCGAGACGCGCATGATCGGCCATGACGACCGGGCCGTGTACCTCGAGCACCGGGCGCTGGTCGGCGGCGAGATCTACGCCCGCGCCATCATCCGCGCGCGCATCTTGCGCCGCACCGGCGGCACGGTACCTCACGACGAGCTGTTCGCCGCGGTCGGGCGCCCCGAGGGGCTGCCCGACATCGAGGACTGGGTGCACGACTGGGCCGCGGGTTCGGCGCTCCCCTCGACGCGGCGTCCGGCGCCCAGCGTGTGGGAGTGA